The genomic DNA CACACGGACAAGAGCTTCCGGCGTCTGGAGGACACTCAGCGTAATCTCGAATCTCTTTAAGTACTCTTCAAGTGTGCCACGCTTTTTACCGATTGTGAGGATCTTGGTGAGCTGATCTATGTCATTAGACGGAAGCTCGACTTTCTGCTTTTCAGCCAGATCAATGATTGTGGGTACACGAAGTGAGCCGTCCAGATGGCAGTGGAGTTCCACTTTAGGTAGTCGTTTAAGCAGTGCTAATGTGATTTTCATAATTTTATCTGGAAACGGATCGGTAGAGCCAGTAAACCACGGCTATAAAGGCTACCGGTCCAATCAGTTCAAAACCTTCGAAATGGGGCCACCAGTCCTTGTTATTGCTGATAAAAATAGGAACGGCTACCA from Candidatus Neomarinimicrobiota bacterium includes the following:
- a CDS encoding adenosine deaminase; this encodes MKITLALLKRLPKVELHCHLDGSLRVPTIIDLAEKQKVELPSNDIDQLTKILTIGKKRGTLEEYLKRFEITLSVLQTPEALVRV